The proteins below are encoded in one region of Ostrea edulis chromosome 3, xbOstEdul1.1, whole genome shotgun sequence:
- the LOC125673283 gene encoding uncharacterized protein LOC125673283 isoform X4, with protein MSVHIVNMIWILSNLHPCVSAVVCEGLKGLECCSGFAGYVWNETVHNCTSCISGFQGENCALSCPFPYYGIHCGSKCNCSEDECHHQYGYTRSFGDSSSPAAGPLANTTTAYMYPLNTVNENFNTLAADINSCIRTVNVPPVNRNTTTLQYAIIGLGFVCCVFLIFYIGLRIVLYR; from the exons ATGAGTGTACATATTGTGAATATGATTTGGATATTGTCTAATTTACACCCGTGTGTTTCTGCTGTGGTATGCGAAGG ATTGAAAGGACTTGAATGTTGTAGTGGTTTTGCTGGATATGTTTGGAACGAGACAGTTCACAACTGTACAA GCTGTATTTCCGGGTTTCAAGGAGAAAACTGTGCTTTATCCTGCCCTTTTCCGTATTATGGTATTCATTGTGGCTCAAAGTGCAACTGTAGTGAAGACGAGTGTCATCATCAATATGGATACACAAGAAGCTTTGGAG ATTCCTCATCACCTGCTGCCGGTCCGTTAGCGAACACAACTACAGCTTACATGTATCCATTGAATACAGTGAATGAAAATTTTA ATACACTAGCTGCAGACATTAACTCTTGCATTAGAACAGTGAATGTCCCCCCTGTAAATAGAAACACAACAACTTTGCAATATGCCATCATTGGACTCGGATTTGTCTGTTGTGTATTTCTGATCTTCTACATAGGACTGCGTATTGTTTTGTACAGATAA
- the LOC125673283 gene encoding multiple epidermal growth factor-like domains protein 6 isoform X2, translating into MEDLISKPRLKGLTCCSGFAGYVWNQTVHNCTSCMSGLYGENCALSCTFPHYGIHCGSKCNCSEDECHHQYGCKGSFGDCDPGIYGRYCELTCRYPGFGKDCQMKCECEEQNCNPITGCILDNVTLLFNSFENSSAAAATDQVTDIDLTTRNDGPCGSPEDSKHKHTIFYISMVLGTVAGLQLTAYIWLSFCRPTTPQSSELPI; encoded by the exons ATGGAAGACCTAATCTCCAAACCCAG ATTGAAAGGACTTACATGCTGTAGTGGTTTTGCTGGATATGTTTGGAACCAGACAGTTCACAACTGTACAA GCTGTATGTCCGGGTTATATGGAGAAAACTGTGCTTTGTCTTGTACTTTTCCACATTATGGTATTCATTGTGGCTCAAAGTGCAACTGTAGTGAAGACGAGTGTCATCATCAATATGGCTGCAAAGGAAGCTTTGGAG ACTGTGATCCAGGAATTTATGGTAGATATTGTGAATTAACATGTCGATATCCAGGATTTGGAAAGGATTGTCAAATGAAATGTGAATGTGAAGAACAGAACTGCAACCCGATTACGGGATGCATATTAG ATAACGTTACACTTTTGTTTAacagttttgaaaattcatcTGCAGCAGCCGCGACCGATCAGGTTACAGACATAGATTTGACAACAAGGAATGATG GTCCCTGTGGTTCTCCGGAAGATTCCAAACACAAACATACCATTTTTTACATCAGCATGGTATTGGGGACTGTTGCAGGCCTCCAACTCACTGCTTACATCTGGCTGTCCTTCTGCAGACCCACTACTCCACAGAGCAGTGAGTTACCGATATAA
- the LOC125673283 gene encoding multiple epidermal growth factor-like domains protein 6 isoform X5: protein MSGLYGENCALSCTFPHYGIHCGSKCNCSEDECHHQYGCKGSFGDCDPGIYGRYCELTCRYPGFGKDCQMKCECEEQNCNPITGCILDNVTLLFNSFENSSAAAATDQVTDIDLTTRNDGPCGSPEDSKHKHTIFYISMVLGTVAGLQLTAYIWLSFCRPTTPQSSELPI, encoded by the exons ATGTCCGGGTTATATGGAGAAAACTGTGCTTTGTCTTGTACTTTTCCACATTATGGTATTCATTGTGGCTCAAAGTGCAACTGTAGTGAAGACGAGTGTCATCATCAATATGGCTGCAAAGGAAGCTTTGGAG ACTGTGATCCAGGAATTTATGGTAGATATTGTGAATTAACATGTCGATATCCAGGATTTGGAAAGGATTGTCAAATGAAATGTGAATGTGAAGAACAGAACTGCAACCCGATTACGGGATGCATATTAG ATAACGTTACACTTTTGTTTAacagttttgaaaattcatcTGCAGCAGCCGCGACCGATCAGGTTACAGACATAGATTTGACAACAAGGAATGATG GTCCCTGTGGTTCTCCGGAAGATTCCAAACACAAACATACCATTTTTTACATCAGCATGGTATTGGGGACTGTTGCAGGCCTCCAACTCACTGCTTACATCTGGCTGTCCTTCTGCAGACCCACTACTCCACAGAGCAGTGAGTTACCGATATAA
- the LOC125673283 gene encoding uncharacterized protein LOC125673283 isoform X1, whose protein sequence is MSVHIVNMIWILSNLHPCVSAVVCEGLKGLECCSGFAGYVWNETVHNCTSCISGFQGENCALSCPFPYYGIHCGSKCNCSEDECHHQYGYTRSFGDSSSPAAGPLANTTTAYMYPLNTVNENFNNSNAAAATDQVTDIDLTTRNDGPCGSPEDSNTSVPFSTSPLYWGLLQASNSLLTSGCPTADPLLIRAVIYRYNQNKPDTATVTSDITCLI, encoded by the exons ATGAGTGTACATATTGTGAATATGATTTGGATATTGTCTAATTTACACCCGTGTGTTTCTGCTGTGGTATGCGAAGG ATTGAAAGGACTTGAATGTTGTAGTGGTTTTGCTGGATATGTTTGGAACGAGACAGTTCACAACTGTACAA GCTGTATTTCCGGGTTTCAAGGAGAAAACTGTGCTTTATCCTGCCCTTTTCCGTATTATGGTATTCATTGTGGCTCAAAGTGCAACTGTAGTGAAGACGAGTGTCATCATCAATATGGATACACAAGAAGCTTTGGAG ATTCCTCATCACCTGCTGCCGGTCCGTTAGCGAACACAACTACAGCTTACATGTATCCATTGAATACAGTGAATGAAAATTTTA ATAATTCAAATGCAGCAGCCGCGACCGATCAGGTTACAGACATAGATTTGACAACAAGGAATGATG GTCCCTGTGGTTCTCCGGAAGATTCCAACACAAGCGTACCATTTTCTACATCACCATTGTATTGGGGACTATTGCAGGCCTCCAACTCACTGCTTACATCTGGCTGTCCTACTGCAGACCCACTGCTCATCAGAGCAGTGATTTACCGATATAATCAGAATAAACCGGACACAGCGACTGTGACATCAGATATAACATGTCTAATATAA
- the LOC125673283 gene encoding scavenger receptor class F member 1-like isoform X3, whose translation MSGFYGENCALSCPLPYYGIQCRSKCNCSEDECHLQYGCTRSFGDCDPGVYGRYCELTCQYPGFGKNCQLTCECEEQICNPIKGCILDSSSPAAGPLAKTTTAYSLNEVNENFNTLAAEINSFIRTENVPPIKRNTATLQYAIIGLGCVCCVFLIFYIGLRIVLYIDKPQVWNRQEHEM comes from the exons ATGTCCGgtttttatggagaaaactgtGCTTTGTCTTGTCCTTTACCGTATTATGGCATTCAATGTCGCTCAAAGTGCAACTGTAGTGAAGACGAGTGTCACCTTCAATATGGCTGCACAAGAAGCTTTGGAG ACTGTGATCCGGGGGTTTATGGTAGATATTGTGAATTAACATGTCAATACCCAGGATTTGGAAAGAATTGTCAACTGACATGTGAATGTGAAGAACAGATCTGTAACCCGATTAAGGGATGCATATTAG ATTCGTCATCACCTGCTGCAGGTCCGTTAGCGAAAACAACTACAGCTTATTCACTGAATGAAGTGAATGAAAATTTTA ATACACTAGCTGCAGAGATTAACTCTTTCATTAGAACAGAGAATGTCCCCCCTATAAAGAGAAACACAGCAACATTGCAATACGCCATCATTGGACTCGGATGTGTCTGTTGTGTATTTCTGATCTTCTACATAGGACTGCGTATTGTTTTGTACATAGACAAACCGCAAGTATGGAACAGGCAAGAACATGAAATGTAA